Proteins encoded in a region of the Plasmodium falciparum 3D7 genome assembly, chromosome: 1 genome:
- a CDS encoding cyclin-dependent kinases regulatory subunit, putative, translating to MATNSNNNNSSNNNNNLENINLSLHKIFNCRHSVPSKFIEDEKENIRKRRCTVAHMYEKNINSKNTNYDYLTYNFNNSIRKRRKYSPTIQTQLYKKYSPLKSRIGLRNSVDESIKKSACIRSIVNNTIKNKTRDSSYIRNENKSCYIGDKNNKIIYEGSKYNEKNNYIDENMNDRKMYINKNLHDTYIMSNTTQSDNFFRSKNINRINSLITNRETAPIYMNSESTLSSFNFEPNVEQKHSKLTLDMKSTIYIPSDMSLFNKNKYSFISNMSLEDLKKMNNEYTSKNNYNVEITNKINEHLPLKRRHSTHVSSEYDKYNNSQSFLMNKRLKDDQNLSKNNVRRYSDTLELNMLNNNMGPNEKNNEYISKMNKDHYILNPNNYNKYNNNNNCFNNMKNSSVLYEYNKKNLSHMKQNDNHLNKSVASHYEENNHPLLHTCFFKNAEDFENNDIKRKEKVESNEEDEFVMKKDAEYVFSQKFFQDIYSNIKSKGELNFIDELLQLDEENYISKSKLNKIVENAKNKEMKYHYIDRMFLYRHAKNVIDDADYENYKNKCRSEYKYLDVPFPNLCDIMNLKRISNDDEIDDTDEFYDAEVALLEEYYSRCNRQKQGKGNDIFLDNKKHKKNIEKQKDKKGKEKIKKNQQELNDDHNNKIILKNNKLHFNKNNVTEDLSLLEKRDKLMHFMNKMKRQKDSFYESIIDAPDFSKLLEPVFSLNESFLLSHQLFNVQYAAQLGPVVYLTKTEDENYIYRAIEVSRLFEEKVKSILDNQKNHSGMKNKSDSYDCFTNEKNPFLHELDVKYYLRIPMSTGWNHFGYLKNQNNVLFFRRPKNN from the exons aTGGCTacaaatagtaataataacaacagtagtaataataataacaatttagAGAACATAAATTTGAGCCTacacaaaatatttaattgtcGTCATAGTGTTCCTAGTAAATTTATTgaagatgaaaaagaaaatataaggaAACGTAGATGCACAGTGGCTCATATGTATgagaagaatataaattcAAAGAATActaattatgattatttaacctataattttaataactCGATAAGAAAGAGAAGAAAATATTCTCCTACTATTCAAAcccaattatataaaaaatattctccTTTAAAAAGTAGAATAGGATTAAGAAATAGTGTAGATGAgagtattaaaaaaagtgCATGTATAAGATCTATTGTTAATAATACGATAAAGAATAAAACTAGGGATAGTAGTTATATTcgaaatgaaaataaaagttGTTATATtggtgataaaaataataaaataatatatgaaggctctaaatataatgaaaaaaataattatatagatgaaaatatgaatgatagaaaaatgtatataaataaaaatttacatgatacatatattatgagTAATACTACACAAAGCgataatttttttagaagtaaaaatattaatagaaTAAATAGTTTAATAACGAATAGAGAAACGGCacctatatatatgaattctGAATCTACACTTTCAAGTTTTAATTTTGAACCCAATGTAGAACAAAAACATTCTAAATTAACATTAGATATGAAAAGTACAATTTATATACCATCAGATATgtctttatttaataagaataaatattcttttatttcaaaTATGTCCTTagaagatttaaaaaaaatgaataatgaatatacatctaaaaataattacaatgtagaaattacaaataaaataaatgaacattTACCTTTAAAAAGAAGACACAGCACACATGTGAGTAgtgaatatgataaatataataattctcaATCATTTCTTATGAATAAGAGATTAAAAGACGATCAAAATTTATCTAAAAATAATGTTCGTAGGTATAGCGATACATTAGAattaaatatgttaaataataatatgggacctaatgaaaagaataatgaatatatttcgaaaatgaataaagatcattatatattaaatcccaacaattataataaatataataataacaacaattgTTTCAATAATATGAAGAACTCTTCcgttttatatgaatataacaaaaaaaatcttTCACATATGAAACAAAATGATAATCATCTCAATAAATCGGTCGCTTCACATTATGAAGAAAACAATCACCCTTTACTTCATACctgtttttttaaaaatgcgGAAGATTTTGAGAACAACGATATTAAAAGGAAAG aaaaagTCGAATCCAACGAAGAAGACGAATTTGTCATGAAAAAGGACGCGGAATATGTGTTTAGTCAAAAGTTTTTTCAAGATATTTATTCTAATATTAAGAGCAAAGGggaattaaattttatagaCGAGTTGCTACAATTAGATGAAGAGAATTAtattagtaaaagtaagttGAATAAAATTGTTGAGAATGCAAAGAATAAAGAAATGAAGTATCATTATATTGATAGGATGTTTTTATATCGACATGCAAAAAATGTTATAGATGATGCTGATTAtgaaaattacaaaaataaatgtagaagtgaatataaatatttagatGTACCATTCCCAAATTTGTGTGATATTATGAATCTTAAACGTATTAGTAACGATGACGAAATTGATGACACAGACGAATTTTATGATGCAGAAGTTGCATTATTAGAGGAATATTATTCAAGATGTAATAGACAAAAACAAGGTAAAGGTAATGATATTTTCTTAGATAAcaaaaaacacaaaaaaaatatagaaaagcaaaaagataaaaaaggaaaggaaaaaataaaaaaaaatcaacaagaattaaatgatgatcataataataaaattattttaaaaaataataagctACAtttcaataaaaataatgtaacAGAAGATTTATCTTTATTAGAAAAAAGAGATAAATTAATGcattttatgaataaaatgaaaagacAAAAAGATTCCTTTTATGAATCTATTATAGATGCTCCAGACTTTTCTAAATTACTAGAACCTGTTTTCTCATTAAACGAAAGCTTCTTATTATCACATCAATTATTTAATGTACAATATGCAGCACAATTAGGACCTGTTGTATATCTTACAAAAACGGAggatgaaaattatatatatagagctATTGAGGTAAGTAGACTCTTTGAAGAAAAAGTGAAATCTATTCTTGATAATCAAAAAAATCATTCGggtatgaaaaataaaagtgaTTCATATGATTGTtttacaaatgaaaaaaatccATTCTTACATGAACTAGATGTCAAATATTATCTTCGTATCCCAATGAGTACTGGATGGAATCATTTCggttatttaaaaaatcaaaataatgtCCTATTTTTTAGACGAcctaaaaataattaa
- a CDS encoding 3'-5' exonuclease, putative: protein MLKGFKHILNTSHILSLDFSFGARFYKSCFSSRTTYENNTYEQLEALKFPGLVIYVNKDNIEKYQENILKYFNTNVIGFDTEFIIDINEKENNNENRSISCYIKNGKDNNYINSQLINIFKKKKKNYAYNLCNNEKNKILCLIQLCSSDLCFVFNIHKLNGHIPISVKNILENEEIIKVAHDIKNEKDMFLSNNIQIKNVFDLYNYAIDNFIYPPSLQSLVKIYLNKFLDKKFRLSNWLNYSLLQEQILYAAVDAYASRQIYFHLDENKKKSQSYILNYILQENQIKSCYQKFNKYTYKKKDLNNENIIKIEEKNIQNIESINNTIHNQKKKNNINNQHQNEYDSNIKQLQSFYTHSNQNKKNYEFVEKYKLQLINSLKNEIHNKCTNMTNISFVQEMTFTNNTYKNILSLKHNQNNYNFIKFSSVNYDEEINSCYQILTYLDHTLCT from the coding sequence atGCTGAAAGGATTTAAGCATATTTTAAACACATCACATATTCTTTCATTAGATTTTTCTTTTGGCGCACGTTTTTATAAATCATGTTTTTCTTCGCGTACaacatatgaaaataatacatatgaacAATTGGAGGCTCTAAAATTTCCTGGGCttgttatatatgttaataaagataatatagaaaaatatcaAGAGAACATTTTGAAGTATTTCAATACAAATGTTATTGGATTCGACACGGAATTTATTAttgatataaatgaaaaagagaATAATAATGAGAACAGATCAATAAGttgttatattaaaaatggaaaggataataattatataaattcacaattaataaatatatttaaaaaaaaaaaaaaaaattatgcatATAACTTAtgtaataatgaaaagaataaaattttatgtttAATTCAATTATGCTCTTCTGATTTATGTTTTGTATTTAATATTCACAAATTAAATGGACATATCCCTATAAGcgtaaaaaatattctagAGAAcgaagaaattataaaagttGCTcatgatattaaaaatgaaaaggatatgtttctatcaaataatatacaaataaaaaatgtttttgatttatataattatgccattgataattttatatatcctCCTTCATTACAATCTTTAgttaaaatatatcttaACAAATTCTTAGATAAAAAATTTAGACTATCCAACTGGTTAAATTATTCCTTATTACAAGAACAAATACTCTATGCAGCAGTCGATGCATATGCATCtagacaaatatattttcatttggacgaaaacaaaaaaaaaagtcaaTCTTATATTCTTAATTATATCCTACAAGAAAACCAAATAAAATCATGTTATCAAaagtttaataaatatacatataaaaaaaaggacctcaataatgaaaatatcataaaaatagaagaaaaaaacatacaAAATATCGAATCTATCAATAATACTATACacaatcaaaaaaaaaaaaataatataaacaatcaACATCAAAATGAATATGATTCAAATATTAAACAATTACAATCTTTCTATACACATAGTAATCAaaacaagaaaaattatgaatttGTAGAAAAATACAAACTTCAATTAATAAACagtttaaaaaatgaaattcaTAACAAGTGTACTAATATGACTAATATCTCATTTGTCCAAGAAATGACTTTCACAAATAatacttataaaaatattttgtccTTAAAacataatcaaaataattataatttcataAAGTTCTCTTCGGTCAATTATGATGAGGAAATAAATTCATGCTACCAAATTTTAACATACCTTGATCACACGCTCtgcacataa
- a CDS encoding V-type proton ATPase subunit C, putative: MSEIPMCLFIACSTRDNTSREYIYTILKNRLLGSHICIDTNILDVPTNIKFCSFDDLLKCADDLQKYDSYAYGCLKKIEKIAKEYDENIELKIIYQRQHINIDQYIRRFTWDDAKYPRSRSLTDTIDVMINNITKLSDEIQIKSSMLNDLKEKKKKEVPKNDSNNFFLRNLNEILTPQTVSETDFIETEYLTTLIAYVPKNSIDDWLNNYEKFSSYVVPRSTEQFKDLIDKDGNTLWKVFVFKKFAEDFKKEAKVKKFVVKSFKYDEKQYNDMMESRTKVEAEIIRQETFLRRMCLAAFSDIFIAFIHINILRVFCESVLRFGVPPNFASFSIRINGESKEKKVRKKLYDIFSSSDSIGKNYIKRSDENDEEIYPYVSVSFKI; this comes from the coding sequence ATGAGTGAAATTCCCATGTGTTTGTTCATAGCTTGTTCAACACGAGATAATACAAGCcgtgaatatatttatactataTTGAAGAATCGTCTTTTAGGTAgtcatatatgtatagatACGAATATATTGGATGTGCCTacgaatataaaattttgttcatttgaTGATTTATTAAAGTGTGCTGATGATTTACAGAAATATGATAGTTACGCATATGGTTGTTTAAAAAAGATAGAAAAAATAGCAAAagaatatgatgaaaatattgaattgaaaataatatatcaacgtcaacatataaatatagatcAATATATAAGAAGATTTACTTGGGATGATGCAAAATATCCAAGGAGTAGATCTTTAACGGATACTATTGATGttatgataaataatattacaaaattatCTGATGAAATTCAAATAAAGTCAAGTATGTTAAatgatttaaaagaaaagaaaaaaaaagaagtacCAAAAAATGATTccaataatttctttttaagaAATTTGAATGAAATATTAACTCCACAAACTGTTAGCGAAACCGATTTTATAGAAACAGAATATCTAACAACACTTATAGCTTATGTACCTAAAAATTCTATAGATGATTggttaaataattatgaaaaattttCATCCTATGTTGTACCTAGATCTACAGAACAATTTAAAGATTTAATAGATAAAGATGGAAATACATTATGGAaagtttttgtttttaagaAATTTGCAGaagattttaaaaaagaagcaaaagttaaaaaatttgttgtaaaatcatttaaatatgatgaaaaacaatataatgatatgatGGAATCGAGAACAAAAGTAGAAGCAGAAATCATAAGACAAGAAACTTTTCTAAGACGCATGTGCTTAGCCGCTTTTtcagatatatttattgcattcattcatattaatatacttCGAGTCTTTTGTGAATCTGTATTACGATTTGGTGTTCCACCTAATTTTGCTTCATTTAGTATAAGAATTAATGGAGAaagtaaagaaaaaaaagtcagaaaaaaattatacgacattttttcatcatctgATTCTATAggaaagaattatataaaaagatctgatgaaaatgatgaagaaatATATCCCTACGTTTCGGTGTCctttaaaatatga
- a CDS encoding EF hand domain-containing protein, putative, with translation MENINRVNKYDNPNEAIKNMVDKIINKLNKTQKDSSKRIYYSRKEMMKYFLDAQDIFEYHDVGKKGEVDITLFPKMARQLKQVYDIRDINNFKKEMKIKKIYKMDLQLFFTLLKRKILYSINNSNNNENDNSSFRQHYDILDMKKKQLLDVDELRTYLGLMGDKINPDDFNILLRYNLINNHRINKDDIVLDENKEIKNISFNAYVDMLTCYKYI, from the exons atggaaaatataaatagagtaaataaatatgacaaCCCAAATGAAGCTATCAAAAATATGGTtgacaaaataataaataagttGAATAAGACACAGAAAGATTCTTCTAAAAGGATATATTATAGCag GAAGGAAATGATGAAGTACTTTTTAGATGCTCAggatatatttgaatatcaTGATGTGGGGAAAAAAGGAGAAGTTGATATAACATTATTTCCTAAAATGGCTAGACAATTAAAACAAGTATATGATATAagagatataaataattttaaaaaagaaatgaaaattaaaaaaatttataagatggatttacaattattttttactttattaaaaagaaaaatacttTATTCcataaataatagtaataataatgaaaatgacaATTCATCCTTTAGACAACATTATGACATTTtagatatgaaaaaaaaacaattattaGATGTAGACGAATTAAGAACTTATTTAGGATTAATGggtgataaaataaatccagatgattttaatattttattaagatATAACTTGATAAATAATCAcagaataaataaagatgataTTGTATTagatgaaaataaagaaattaaaaatatatcttttaatgCGTACGTTGACATGTTAacatgttataaatatatatga